A section of the Teredinibacter franksiae genome encodes:
- a CDS encoding AgmX/PglI C-terminal domain-containing protein yields MPSRDNTASNIPAITDQILEELERKGHGVIDTSIANDKDQIISDLVTHVKKQQKVIVNLNEKLHPQNQWDIQQVGGSSTLAKKDTVHKSIESKSKYNIIRRLGDYILGKERNVNIKIDNDSSVKRVLQRSGGSFEPAEIKHTSTFSLEQRKEIEEKIKAELLLQIKDDLRQELIDEFSQKYPQHFRDQKSTKKSKTHSDTKKLNSEKSTDITSISKKTENHKATHPQYEQDRILNVKINDSTTTGRTGLTKNKRVSRAPNSPCTRTILPLEDKKSTIPDNEDPAKKQVNTVKSRKKTESRSVVASLEASGNAPQVDVRAKSTKTRNRKDAPVVWPISGAVFDEEDEDDEYDIDTTLDNETLYSLTDKLNGNRKQGVIDHNAPLLIEVTRFHRGEVRNLEHVNLGDSYSVHVGTRKIKIASNRKNNQCQIFYMRRYFAAGIGEYSSNTSENESVKALQVNSPKKSLRYTLPPDKVIFLKAGNDEYRLRVVPARVACKVPDIPQEQGRNFKHFLQYSAVFHIAIIILGSLIYTLTHHKTEKIEEPRFAQVELQPLVIPTPPPKPPAEVKKIPKVKKMDTVKKIKVTKKPTSAKPKPKNAGGGSKKGGNIKKRDVKSSGLLAALGTRSDKQEGKKQALAEISSIDAVSSLDQSSAVLKVSGLSAKVQGARIEVASGELINTSGSNKVLRSGGVAGEGNVGALETGITGNRDIRGRVSATLTRTVKIKGGLSRDEVKGVIDAHMDEVVYCYEKTLMSNPGLAGKAVFEWKVLSSGRVGEVNIKTSSLRSNDIHSCIKAAVKSWEFPKPSGGSVFVSFPFIFDSVSF; encoded by the coding sequence ATGCCATCAAGAGACAATACGGCTTCGAATATCCCCGCTATAACCGACCAAATACTGGAAGAATTAGAGCGTAAAGGTCACGGGGTGATTGACACATCTATAGCTAATGATAAAGATCAAATCATTAGCGACTTAGTAACACATGTTAAAAAACAGCAAAAAGTAATCGTAAACCTTAACGAAAAATTACATCCACAGAATCAGTGGGATATTCAGCAGGTAGGTGGATCTTCAACTCTAGCCAAAAAAGATACTGTCCATAAAAGCATAGAATCGAAAAGTAAATACAATATTATTAGGCGGCTTGGCGATTACATACTGGGTAAAGAGCGTAATGTAAACATTAAAATTGATAATGATTCCTCGGTGAAACGGGTTTTACAGCGTTCAGGTGGTTCCTTCGAGCCTGCGGAAATTAAACATACAAGTACTTTTTCGCTCGAGCAAAGAAAAGAAATTGAGGAAAAAATTAAAGCTGAATTACTTTTACAGATAAAGGACGATTTGCGACAAGAGTTGATCGATGAGTTTAGCCAAAAATACCCACAACATTTTCGTGATCAAAAGAGCACAAAGAAGAGTAAAACACACTCGGATACAAAAAAATTAAATTCGGAAAAATCAACTGATATAACGTCTATATCGAAAAAGACAGAAAATCATAAAGCAACTCATCCGCAGTACGAGCAAGATAGAATACTAAACGTAAAAATAAACGATAGCACAACAACAGGCCGAACTGGATTAACCAAAAATAAGAGAGTATCAAGAGCGCCAAATTCTCCATGTACTCGGACTATATTACCGTTAGAAGACAAAAAAAGTACTATTCCTGATAACGAAGATCCAGCTAAAAAACAAGTTAATACTGTTAAATCGCGGAAGAAAACTGAGTCGCGTTCGGTTGTTGCTAGTTTGGAGGCCTCTGGTAATGCTCCACAAGTCGATGTAAGAGCGAAATCAACCAAAACACGTAATCGAAAAGACGCACCGGTAGTATGGCCTATCAGTGGTGCTGTATTTGATGAAGAGGACGAGGATGATGAATATGACATCGATACAACACTGGATAATGAAACGCTTTATTCCCTTACCGATAAGCTTAATGGCAATCGGAAACAGGGTGTCATTGACCATAATGCGCCATTACTGATTGAGGTGACTCGATTTCATCGAGGTGAGGTAAGGAACTTGGAGCATGTCAACCTTGGAGACAGTTATTCGGTTCATGTCGGTACGCGGAAAATAAAAATAGCAAGTAATCGAAAAAACAACCAGTGTCAAATATTCTATATGCGACGTTATTTTGCCGCTGGCATTGGCGAATACAGCAGTAATACGAGTGAAAATGAAAGCGTTAAAGCACTACAGGTTAATAGCCCAAAGAAATCATTACGGTATACGCTACCGCCAGACAAAGTTATTTTCCTAAAAGCAGGAAATGATGAGTACCGTTTACGTGTCGTTCCTGCTCGAGTTGCTTGCAAGGTACCGGATATACCTCAAGAGCAAGGTAGGAATTTTAAGCATTTTTTACAATATTCTGCTGTATTCCACATTGCAATAATAATATTGGGAAGTCTTATCTATACACTAACACACCATAAAACGGAAAAAATAGAAGAGCCTAGGTTCGCGCAAGTTGAATTACAGCCTTTAGTAATACCAACTCCACCACCAAAGCCTCCTGCTGAGGTCAAAAAAATACCAAAAGTAAAAAAAATGGATACTGTTAAAAAAATAAAGGTAACTAAAAAACCAACATCAGCGAAACCCAAACCAAAAAACGCTGGCGGCGGAAGTAAAAAGGGTGGAAACATTAAAAAACGAGATGTCAAATCATCAGGTTTATTAGCCGCATTGGGTACTAGAAGCGATAAACAGGAAGGAAAAAAGCAAGCTTTAGCCGAGATTAGTAGCATAGATGCGGTATCGTCTTTAGATCAAAGCTCTGCGGTACTGAAAGTCTCTGGACTTTCAGCAAAAGTGCAGGGTGCTCGCATTGAAGTGGCCTCTGGAGAGCTTATTAATACCAGTGGATCAAACAAAGTTTTACGCAGTGGTGGAGTGGCAGGTGAAGGTAATGTTGGCGCACTCGAAACAGGTATCACTGGGAATCGCGATATTCGTGGTCGAGTTTCTGCAACACTGACACGCACCGTAAAAATTAAAGGTGGTTTAAGTCGAGACGAAGTGAAAGGTGTTATCGATGCTCACATGGATGAAGTTGTTTACTGTTACGAAAAAACATTAATGAGCAACCCGGGTTTAGCGGGGAAGGCAGTATTTGAGTGGAAAGTACTTTCGTCTGGACGTGTGGGCGAGGTCAACATTAAAACGTCATCTCTTCGCTCCAACGATATTCATTCCTGTATTAAAGCAGCGGTAAAAAGTTGGGAGTTCCCTAAACCATCAGGGGGTTCTGTATTTGTATCGTTCCCATTCATTTTTGATTCAGTGTCATTCTAA
- a CDS encoding tetratricopeptide repeat protein: MKYILETSIVNRFQPLVKAMMIAGFAFGITSCSFLPFIGKANPSEVEPIFESLQEEESESSKYGFKREAKTVEDDILIRRFELDKSNLDHAITNTKDLISKSHGKPFLPELYIRLAELYAEKSRVVFFLRRLEMGERGKVREISSIEAAGLKEKAVETYLQIISHFPDFEYLDKVHFFLAHEFRELGKYTDMVEQYEEILKTYPLSEFVPESLLLLGDHAYQDKNIDQALGYYQRVLQYPKSSAIVIARYKLAWVHINKRNYAQALSLFEKSVANKDAPSTVDVDTYNRVDIRLEALADMAFTYSQVYKDTKPGDDSAYFKKIAWSRQSYILVLEKLANRYMIKHKWDNASYIYRELSAMQSDGTKLLHYLENLYTCLLESKNFGGSENDIVLIVKALDQVRYSVHMDESKKVELMTVYELYARDVATRLHNNAKKTNEVDDYRVAASVYKKYLDFFDESPKYAEIQINYAESLFSSGDHTRAGKVYETIASTISDPKVRHDPLYSAAAAYYTALNNIGDLNHYEIAFSQDGLRDVGQTYVGLYPSSSKSEDILFNIARIQYDKGEFQAAVEEFSAFVKKYPKGSNAKAAVELIMDSLNTTENYDALMDLEQDIAEIPGLDSGVKQNIAKVSKAAQSKIIQEMVVGSINDWDSGKEKLINFADSNKTAGLGIQALNALFVSSEEHGDIESMHVAGQSIASRFSGTEHAENALRALIDLSLTTANYRVLADYLEQYVLQFPKSVNSKDFLFQAAQIRGNLKQNSLAISNYNKVLNNYKIDNKFREQIVLALIASHDELGEREQAYRVLAKNKRALNTGTLAALGAELSYYTGRSGPTLQYLKNARKMSAQGKVPSEYYEPLGRTAYALAFRSYDRYMKVKLGAQIDNRIVESKTQLQEQLQDDFITAINFKSPRWSVLACYRIYEINLEYARFLEGAPQPEGFTSDEISQYKQIIAEKALEYRNEAAQYLKTGEDIARRTKPLDRQISTYDIEAERSFVRNASFSQRQKQTQIGLETLKDTEFRAIFDSLYRDPGDVDLLLALANKYRQRGDLGQTLVIAKTLLEDTRKLGSKRRSEVYSVMGAVYMDMGHDRLARDSLQKSLDIDKSNYSAAVNLAGLYYHYGYKDYANGLYSKRIGLKKKEDTVLIISRAERFFNAPD, from the coding sequence ATGAAATATATACTTGAAACCTCCATCGTTAACCGTTTTCAGCCTTTAGTAAAAGCTATGATGATAGCGGGTTTCGCATTTGGCATTACATCATGTTCTTTCCTGCCGTTTATAGGTAAAGCTAACCCATCAGAAGTAGAGCCAATCTTTGAGTCATTGCAGGAAGAAGAAAGTGAATCGAGCAAATATGGATTCAAGCGCGAGGCCAAGACTGTTGAAGACGATATTCTTATTCGACGTTTTGAGCTTGATAAAAGCAACTTGGACCATGCAATAACAAACACTAAGGACCTAATATCGAAATCTCACGGTAAGCCATTTCTGCCAGAGTTATATATTCGGTTAGCGGAGCTCTATGCAGAAAAATCTCGTGTTGTTTTCTTTCTTCGTAGACTAGAGATGGGGGAGCGTGGAAAGGTACGGGAAATAAGCAGTATTGAAGCTGCGGGTTTGAAAGAAAAGGCCGTTGAAACCTACTTGCAAATCATTAGTCATTTTCCAGATTTTGAATATCTTGACAAAGTTCATTTCTTCCTAGCTCACGAGTTTCGTGAGCTAGGGAAGTATACTGATATGGTCGAGCAGTATGAGGAAATTCTAAAGACGTACCCCCTAAGCGAGTTTGTTCCAGAATCACTCTTACTGTTGGGAGACCACGCCTACCAGGACAAAAATATCGATCAAGCACTTGGTTATTACCAACGTGTTCTTCAATACCCTAAGAGTTCCGCCATAGTGATTGCTCGGTATAAGCTTGCGTGGGTACATATAAACAAGCGAAATTATGCACAAGCATTAAGTCTTTTTGAAAAATCAGTGGCCAACAAAGACGCACCTTCGACAGTAGATGTAGACACCTATAATCGTGTGGATATTCGTCTAGAGGCGCTCGCTGACATGGCATTTACCTACAGTCAAGTTTATAAGGATACTAAACCAGGCGATGATTCTGCTTATTTTAAAAAGATTGCTTGGTCACGACAATCATATATTTTGGTTTTAGAAAAGCTTGCCAATCGCTACATGATTAAGCACAAGTGGGACAACGCATCATACATTTATCGTGAGCTATCCGCCATGCAGTCTGATGGCACTAAACTTCTTCATTATTTGGAAAATTTGTACACTTGTTTATTGGAGTCAAAAAACTTTGGAGGTTCAGAAAACGATATTGTATTAATTGTGAAGGCATTGGATCAAGTTCGGTATTCGGTACATATGGATGAATCCAAAAAAGTGGAGTTAATGACAGTGTACGAACTCTATGCCCGTGATGTCGCTACTCGCTTGCATAACAATGCAAAGAAAACCAATGAAGTTGACGACTACAGAGTTGCTGCTTCTGTGTATAAGAAGTATTTGGACTTTTTTGATGAAAGCCCAAAATACGCAGAAATACAGATCAACTATGCAGAAAGTTTATTTTCATCAGGTGATCACACTCGTGCGGGGAAAGTTTACGAAACGATTGCATCAACTATATCGGACCCAAAGGTAAGGCACGATCCTTTGTATAGCGCTGCTGCCGCTTATTACACTGCACTAAACAATATAGGAGATTTAAATCATTACGAGATAGCTTTCTCTCAAGATGGATTACGCGATGTTGGTCAAACATACGTTGGCCTTTACCCTAGTTCGAGTAAATCTGAGGATATCCTATTTAACATTGCTCGTATTCAGTACGACAAAGGGGAGTTTCAAGCGGCTGTAGAGGAGTTTTCAGCTTTCGTAAAAAAATATCCGAAGGGAAGCAATGCCAAAGCTGCAGTTGAACTCATAATGGATTCATTGAACACAACGGAAAACTATGACGCGTTGATGGATCTCGAGCAGGATATAGCCGAGATCCCTGGCCTTGATAGCGGTGTAAAACAGAATATTGCGAAAGTAAGTAAAGCCGCTCAGTCGAAAATAATTCAGGAAATGGTCGTCGGTTCGATTAACGATTGGGATTCAGGGAAAGAAAAGCTGATTAATTTTGCGGATAGCAACAAAACGGCAGGTTTGGGTATACAAGCGCTTAATGCCTTGTTTGTCTCCAGCGAAGAGCATGGTGATATAGAAAGTATGCACGTCGCTGGTCAGAGTATCGCTAGTCGTTTTAGCGGAACAGAACATGCAGAAAACGCATTAAGAGCACTTATCGATTTATCGTTAACGACAGCTAACTATCGTGTACTTGCAGACTACCTAGAGCAGTATGTTTTACAATTCCCAAAATCTGTAAATTCAAAGGATTTTCTATTCCAAGCTGCACAGATTAGAGGGAATTTGAAACAAAACTCTCTCGCAATAAGTAATTACAACAAGGTATTGAATAATTACAAGATAGATAACAAATTTCGTGAACAAATAGTGCTCGCGCTAATAGCATCACATGATGAGCTAGGTGAGAGAGAACAAGCTTATCGTGTATTGGCAAAAAATAAACGCGCTTTGAATACGGGTACCCTTGCTGCACTGGGTGCAGAGTTATCGTACTACACTGGCAGAAGCGGGCCGACGTTGCAGTATCTCAAAAACGCCAGAAAAATGTCAGCTCAGGGTAAGGTTCCATCTGAATATTATGAGCCTTTAGGTAGAACCGCTTATGCATTGGCTTTTCGATCTTACGATCGCTATATGAAAGTAAAGCTAGGAGCTCAAATAGATAACCGTATTGTAGAATCAAAAACCCAACTACAAGAGCAGCTCCAGGATGACTTTATAACGGCAATTAATTTTAAGTCACCGCGCTGGTCAGTTTTGGCCTGCTACCGAATTTATGAAATAAATTTGGAATATGCACGTTTCTTGGAGGGCGCGCCCCAGCCTGAAGGTTTTACATCGGATGAAATATCTCAATACAAGCAGATAATAGCGGAAAAGGCGCTTGAATACAGAAATGAAGCCGCTCAGTACCTTAAAACGGGCGAAGATATTGCAAGGCGCACTAAGCCATTAGATAGACAAATATCCACATACGACATTGAAGCGGAGCGCTCTTTTGTTCGGAACGCGTCGTTCTCTCAACGTCAAAAGCAAACTCAAATTGGTCTTGAAACATTAAAGGATACGGAATTTAGAGCGATATTTGACTCCCTGTATAGAGACCCTGGTGATGTCGACTTGCTTTTGGCATTGGCGAATAAATATAGGCAGCGCGGGGATCTAGGGCAAACATTAGTTATTGCCAAAACCCTACTTGAAGATACACGAAAGCTTGGCAGTAAACGTCGTTCAGAGGTTTACTCAGTGATGGGCGCTGTGTATATGGACATGGGGCACGATAGGCTTGCGCGGGATTCTCTGCAGAAATCTTTAGACATAGATAAATCTAATTATTCGGCCGCTGTTAATCTTGCGGGTCTTTACTATCACTACGGTTATAAAGATTACGCCAACGGGCTATACAGTAAGCGTATTGGGTTAAAGAAAAAAGAAGATACCGTCCTTATAATTTCTCGTGCAGAGAGGTTTTTCAATGCGCCGGATTAA
- a CDS encoding ExbD/TolR family protein, with amino-acid sequence MAALGTRRKRPEPDVEINMVPIMNMFLVLIPFLLMSASFLHLKAIDTSVPVRAETSLSSEDSKKKEVVVTAVVKLTYTGVRLSVTSPELTEDQLKSLDTRIEWTKDKETEMLEELVIYLRGIKNKYPKSNTLILSPADDVIYKDIVTVMDVARKSGETTLFPIVVVSGEVSSS; translated from the coding sequence ATGGCTGCTTTAGGTACCAGGCGAAAACGACCTGAGCCAGACGTAGAAATTAATATGGTGCCCATCATGAATATGTTTCTGGTGCTCATTCCATTCCTACTTATGTCAGCGAGCTTTTTACATTTGAAAGCAATTGACACGTCCGTGCCTGTTAGAGCAGAAACATCCCTAAGTAGTGAAGACAGCAAAAAAAAGGAGGTTGTGGTTACCGCTGTGGTCAAGCTTACGTATACGGGTGTTCGTCTGTCGGTTACGTCACCTGAACTAACCGAAGATCAGTTAAAGTCGCTCGATACTCGTATTGAATGGACAAAAGACAAAGAGACTGAAATGTTAGAAGAGTTGGTTATCTATCTAAGGGGAATAAAAAACAAATATCCTAAAAGCAATACGTTAATTTTGTCGCCAGCCGACGATGTGATTTATAAAGATATTGTAACTGTTATGGATGTTGCAAGAAAAAGCGGTGAAACAACGCTTTTTCCCATTGTGGTCGTGTCCGGTGAAGTTTCTTCTAGTTAA
- a CDS encoding biopolymer transporter ExbD gives MFTIIVFFLLFSYAEKPDEVQLNSNIDLPSSSSQSDYENTIKVFLSPDTLKIEDQTVANIRQGKIMDFDPNNPRNSRLYKTLEKIRKDRLELQEKMNLQETDTQKGGAGLVSSVNKNKPQVLFFCDKSVPFKVINSVMKTIGMVGYPNMQFAVTGE, from the coding sequence ATGTTTACCATTATCGTATTCTTCTTGTTGTTTTCATACGCCGAAAAGCCCGACGAGGTGCAGTTAAACAGCAATATCGATTTACCTTCGTCCAGTAGCCAAAGCGATTATGAGAATACAATTAAAGTGTTTTTATCGCCAGACACGCTAAAGATTGAAGATCAGACCGTTGCCAATATACGCCAAGGAAAAATTATGGATTTTGACCCTAATAACCCCCGTAATAGTAGGCTTTACAAAACACTAGAAAAAATACGAAAAGATCGGCTGGAATTACAGGAAAAAATGAACTTGCAGGAAACCGATACCCAGAAAGGAGGGGCTGGCCTAGTAAGTAGTGTCAATAAAAACAAACCACAAGTGTTATTTTTTTGTGATAAGTCAGTTCCATTTAAGGTAATCAATTCTGTTATGAAAACTATAGGGATGGTCGGTTATCCCAATATGCAATTTGCAGTTACGGGTGAGTAA
- a CDS encoding transposase has product MCGDDHSTGENYDHRKQWIVSRLRFLSYVYAVDVCAYAVMSNHYHVVLHADKARAQAWSNKEVAERWMQLYSGHMLVDHWLENPEAIDAATQAAVDEIIEKWRKRLYDISWFMRGVNETIARMANSEEGCKGRFWEGRFKSQALLDEAALLSCMAYVDLNPIRAAMETDLMESDFTSIQQRLFDYVKYKNTKSKDEQKLNARIQKQREIKAEMGLDTLPEAPLMPFDGSSHTDTHHALPFTREDYFELVETTGRILRDDKRGAIASELPAIVSRLGINPNKWIDHVQNFGRRYGSSAGSVARMADYAQVFERNCGKGVACSQALYLNTG; this is encoded by the coding sequence TTGTGTGGAGACGATCATTCGACGGGTGAGAATTACGATCACCGCAAGCAGTGGATCGTATCGCGCTTGCGGTTTTTGTCGTATGTGTATGCGGTAGATGTGTGTGCTTATGCGGTGATGAGCAACCACTACCATGTTGTGCTGCATGCGGATAAGGCTAGGGCGCAGGCATGGAGTAATAAAGAAGTGGCCGAGCGCTGGATGCAGTTGTATAGCGGCCATATGCTGGTTGATCACTGGCTGGAGAACCCGGAGGCTATTGATGCGGCTACGCAAGCCGCAGTGGATGAGATTATCGAAAAGTGGCGTAAACGCTTATACGATATCAGCTGGTTCATGCGCGGCGTTAATGAAACCATAGCCCGCATGGCAAACAGCGAAGAGGGTTGTAAAGGCCGGTTTTGGGAGGGGCGTTTTAAAAGTCAGGCTCTATTGGATGAAGCCGCGTTACTGAGCTGTATGGCCTATGTCGACCTCAACCCCATTCGGGCGGCGATGGAAACAGATCTTATGGAAAGTGATTTCACCTCCATTCAGCAGCGTTTATTCGATTACGTAAAATACAAAAATACCAAATCTAAAGACGAGCAGAAATTGAATGCTCGTATTCAAAAGCAGCGTGAAATTAAAGCTGAAATGGGTTTGGATACTTTACCCGAAGCGCCGTTAATGCCTTTTGATGGTTCCTCCCATACCGATACTCACCATGCCTTACCCTTTACCCGTGAAGACTATTTTGAGCTTGTGGAAACTACTGGCCGTATTCTACGAGACGATAAACGCGGGGCTATCGCCAGCGAACTTCCGGCTATTGTGTCGAGGTTGGGTATTAATCCAAATAAATGGATCGACCACGTTCAGAATTTTGGCCGCCGTTATGGTTCCAGTGCCGGTTCGGTGGCGCGCATGGCCGATTATGCCCAGGTGTTTGAGCGTAATTGCGGCAAGGGTGTAGCGTGTTCGCAGGCACTATATTTAAATACGGGTTAG
- a CDS encoding outer membrane beta-barrel domain-containing protein: protein MLFSRCLLLATVVFSISNTAYCVDVADSAKPEVTIVQERLFDRKNEIGFSIGHLPDDNFYEVFPVSFNYIHHFSENYAWEVIRASYMLNNERDIKRDLEENFGVTPSTFDEITSHFETSFMIKPSYGKDSVWNKHVVNNETYVSFGTGIATYKKMLSYGDNEQESALTLSAGVGRKYFINKSFNISLDLKDIFIFKESSVESSIYLGVGFNYRFDGFGSFNKTEGEDSSIYNYLK, encoded by the coding sequence ATGTTATTTTCCAGGTGTTTATTATTAGCAACCGTCGTATTCAGTATCAGTAACACGGCTTATTGTGTGGATGTTGCCGATTCAGCGAAGCCCGAAGTTACGATTGTCCAGGAGCGACTGTTTGACCGAAAAAACGAAATAGGGTTTTCGATAGGACATTTACCTGATGACAACTTTTATGAAGTTTTTCCGGTGTCGTTTAACTATATTCATCATTTTAGTGAAAACTATGCATGGGAGGTTATACGCGCAAGCTATATGCTGAATAATGAGCGCGATATTAAGCGAGATTTGGAAGAAAACTTTGGCGTAACACCTTCTACATTCGACGAAATTACTAGCCATTTTGAAACAAGTTTTATGATAAAGCCGAGCTATGGTAAAGACTCTGTTTGGAATAAACATGTTGTCAATAATGAAACGTATGTTTCGTTTGGAACAGGAATAGCTACTTACAAAAAAATGCTCAGTTACGGTGATAATGAGCAGGAGTCGGCGCTTACCTTAAGTGCCGGAGTTGGTAGAAAGTACTTTATAAACAAGTCATTTAACATTAGCTTGGATCTTAAAGATATTTTTATATTTAAAGAGAGTTCGGTAGAAAGTTCAATTTATCTTGGTGTTGGATTCAATTATCGATTCGATGGCTTTGGTTCTTTCAATAAAACCGAAGGTGAAGATAGCTCTATTTACAACTATCTGAAGTAA
- a CDS encoding MotA/TolQ/ExbB proton channel family protein, producing MFTFFTDGGVFMYVILFTSIGALALFCERAFYLYLRLGLNVDKAFRRVEIRLEKENYQQAFEEVNRFSNHPLGRTLKTGLLKAGKRDKEIEQALQESILREIPKIKARINYLSMFANVATLLGLLGTIVGLIAAFSGVSEAAAAEKQQILASGISIAMFTTAFGLIVSIPCLVGFYLLSNRGDYLIDKLDEKALGLFNILSNMKRSS from the coding sequence ATGTTTACGTTCTTCACAGATGGCGGTGTTTTTATGTACGTCATTCTCTTTACGTCTATTGGTGCTTTGGCGCTTTTTTGTGAACGAGCCTTCTATCTGTATCTTCGTTTGGGTTTAAATGTCGACAAAGCCTTTAGGCGTGTAGAAATTCGACTGGAAAAAGAAAACTATCAACAGGCATTTGAAGAGGTAAATAGGTTTTCCAATCACCCTTTGGGTCGAACATTAAAGACGGGCTTACTAAAAGCCGGTAAGCGAGATAAAGAAATTGAGCAGGCACTGCAAGAAAGCATTCTTCGAGAAATCCCCAAAATAAAGGCTCGTATCAATTACTTAAGTATGTTCGCGAATGTTGCAACACTTCTTGGTTTGCTCGGAACCATTGTTGGTCTTATTGCAGCGTTTTCTGGTGTTAGTGAGGCAGCTGCAGCAGAAAAACAGCAGATTTTAGCCTCGGGTATTTCTATTGCTATGTTTACTACCGCTTTTGGCTTGATTGTATCTATTCCATGTCTTGTCGGTTTCTACTTGCTCAGTAATAGAGGTGACTACCTAATCGATAAGCTCGATGAAAAAGCACTAGGGTTGTTTAATATTCTGTCAAATATGAAAAGGAGTAGTTGA